In candidate division WOR-3 bacterium, one DNA window encodes the following:
- a CDS encoding PKD domain-containing protein → MRHLGGVILVILVAGCYREGPPRVPAAGGPSSGQPQETLRFFAVSTDPNRDNISYQFDWGDGTAPEWSAEIRSGDTMFMFHVYQESGFYLVQVRARDEKGNESEPGIGLPVAVNFFGPLVPSRPAGPEVAWPDTPLVFTTIVQHRHGDSVAVQFDFGDSLSSWSRFVPSGTTVEVTHSFSSRGSFAVRARARDKNGVVSPWSEPATVLIDFPPLRPPLNLRLAPHLGVYLRLRWNRNGNHDSVRYCIWFRQADSFRFRLVDSTLNSSFLHDPFYTTGDYIISARFRDQEVFAPDTVSTVAVFTDTLFLSELNCAGPAGYGWDSISLIGRTVSMRETASARSCGFYLTDFTPETLSLNYFLASAHLGPDDPGGVVPPAAWRRTWLANVTGSSSTPLPPFDSLLYRDRVLLNAGTTEIAVWLPSDNYALVRILPTRTCRFGVLSWYQRVPGLRLIYPVKQSDTLIFRR, encoded by the coding sequence ATGAGACATCTGGGTGGTGTAATTCTGGTTATCCTGGTTGCCGGCTGTTACCGCGAGGGCCCGCCGCGGGTGCCAGCTGCCGGCGGTCCGAGCTCCGGTCAGCCGCAGGAAACCCTGCGCTTCTTTGCGGTCTCGACCGACCCGAACCGGGATAACATCTCCTACCAGTTTGACTGGGGCGATGGCACCGCGCCGGAGTGGAGCGCTGAGATCAGAAGCGGTGATACGATGTTCATGTTTCATGTTTATCAGGAGAGCGGGTTTTATCTAGTGCAGGTCAGGGCAAGGGATGAGAAGGGCAACGAATCTGAACCGGGTATCGGGTTGCCGGTAGCGGTCAATTTCTTCGGACCGCTCGTCCCTTCCCGTCCTGCCGGACCGGAAGTCGCCTGGCCCGACACTCCGCTGGTCTTTACCACCATCGTCCAGCACCGGCACGGTGACAGCGTAGCGGTGCAGTTTGATTTCGGCGACAGCCTGAGCTCCTGGAGCCGATTTGTGCCTTCCGGCACCACCGTTGAGGTTACCCACTCCTTTTCTTCCCGGGGTTCGTTTGCGGTCCGGGCACGGGCAAGGGATAAAAATGGTGTTGTCAGCCCATGGTCTGAGCCGGCGACTGTCCTGATTGACTTTCCACCGCTGCGGCCACCGCTCAATCTCAGACTCGCACCCCATCTCGGAGTATATCTCCGGCTGCGCTGGAACAGAAACGGCAATCACGATTCGGTCCGCTACTGTATCTGGTTCCGCCAGGCAGACTCATTCCGGTTCCGGCTCGTAGACTCCACCCTGAATAGCAGTTTTCTCCACGACCCGTTCTACACCACCGGTGATTACATCATCTCTGCCCGGTTCCGGGATCAGGAGGTTTTCGCACCTGATACTGTCTCCACCGTTGCAGTCTTCACCGATACCCTGTTTTTAAGCGAGCTGAACTGCGCCGGTCCTGCCGGCTATGGCTGGGACAGTATCAGCCTCATCGGCAGGACAGTCTCAATGCGGGAAACGGCCTCTGCCCGCAGCTGCGGTTTCTATCTCACCGACTTTACACCGGAGACACTGAGCCTGAACTACTTTCTTGCCAGCGCCCATCTCGGACCGGATGACCCGGGTGGTGTGGTTCCACCCGCAGCCTGGCGGCGCACCTGGCTTGCCAATGTCACCGGCAGTAGCAGTACACCTCTGCCCCCTTTTGACAGCCTGCTTTACCGGGACCGGGTGCTGCTCAATGCGGGCACAACCGAAATTGCGGTCTGGCTGCCTTCAGACAATTACGCCCTGGTCCGAATTCTGCCCACCCGCACCTGCCGGTTTGGTGTCCTCTCCTGGTATCAGCGGGTGCCGGGGCTGAGGCTGATTTATCCGGTCAAGCAATCGGACACGCTCATTTTCAGGAGGTAA
- the greA gene encoding transcription elongation factor GreA, producing the protein MNEELIKLFRTQLGRKQYAELEGTWLELISTDTTLPELLALIDLAVRWAPAELPVTLLWVLAEFLAEQRRFSDELAVLRRLVSLTPDDEKLTRALVRCLHDLYPELGLLDRLIQKSGLGYGTPLAEALERLDRYLNLLPGKLVYDPEQSLGTVRNLDLLFDRVQVAFDNGATLTLEITAAVNRFRFPGPDSFFYLLKNNPDRLCSIAQSEPAELIALYLRDTGRPATAEELAAALEPVIGADGFPEFWERARKGLTRHPHIAVTPRSPRRYQWQAEPRTKPELKPDQQPEAPERRTGITPEQIRELNREQVLKSFQELRTAPERRKFLELIQQERPEDWQELYSTVFLSGTDSRTCQLIQERLPEEKWQELVKTALTDYRRFPDALLVLAQLTVSIPARQLLSRLLDIMELDPERSRRNQARKILTAEDYRLVRSALTEMGEEDARRLRDRIKASRTLEPFQQDELLTLIAEQFPALTRKPAADAVWTTAAGLERAKRQLQELTQVELPKSAEEIARARAFGDLSENYEYKAAKEKQARLMQKISQLQQELSRARVIEPDRIDTGTVSVGCRVELTGDDGTVHHYSILGPWDADHEQGIISFQSPLARKLLGRKPGELIQLDNRTLKITAITRAI; encoded by the coding sequence TTGAACGAGGAGCTGATCAAACTTTTCCGCACCCAGCTGGGCAGAAAGCAGTATGCCGAGCTGGAGGGCACCTGGCTCGAGCTGATTTCCACCGATACCACACTGCCCGAACTGCTGGCGCTGATTGACCTTGCGGTCCGCTGGGCACCAGCCGAACTGCCGGTAACACTGCTCTGGGTCCTCGCCGAGTTTCTTGCCGAGCAGAGGCGGTTCAGTGATGAGCTGGCGGTCCTGCGCCGGCTCGTTTCCCTGACCCCGGATGATGAAAAACTCACCCGTGCTCTGGTCCGCTGTCTCCATGACCTCTATCCCGAGCTCGGCCTGCTCGACCGGCTGATTCAGAAGTCCGGGCTGGGTTATGGCACACCGCTGGCTGAGGCGCTGGAACGGCTTGACCGCTACCTGAACCTTCTGCCCGGGAAACTGGTCTATGATCCGGAACAGAGCCTGGGCACAGTCAGAAATCTGGATTTGCTGTTTGACCGGGTGCAGGTTGCCTTTGATAATGGCGCCACGCTGACTTTGGAGATCACCGCTGCTGTCAACCGGTTCCGGTTCCCCGGTCCGGATAGCTTCTTTTATCTGCTGAAAAACAACCCGGACCGGCTGTGCTCAATCGCACAGTCCGAACCGGCAGAACTGATTGCTCTTTACCTGCGCGACACCGGTAGACCGGCAACCGCTGAGGAGCTGGCAGCCGCACTGGAGCCGGTGATCGGAGCTGATGGATTCCCCGAATTCTGGGAGCGGGCAAGGAAGGGGCTGACACGTCATCCCCATATTGCGGTCACACCCCGCAGCCCGCGCCGCTATCAGTGGCAGGCTGAACCCCGGACAAAACCCGAGCTCAAACCGGACCAGCAGCCGGAAGCACCGGAACGCAGAACCGGTATTACACCGGAACAGATCAGGGAACTGAACCGGGAGCAGGTCCTGAAATCCTTTCAGGAACTGCGCACCGCACCGGAGAGAAGGAAGTTTCTGGAGCTGATCCAGCAGGAGCGGCCTGAGGATTGGCAGGAGCTCTATTCCACCGTCTTCCTCAGTGGTACCGACAGCCGGACCTGCCAGCTGATTCAGGAGCGCCTGCCTGAAGAGAAGTGGCAGGAGCTGGTGAAGACCGCATTGACCGACTACCGCCGGTTTCCTGACGCCCTGCTGGTGCTTGCCCAGCTGACCGTCTCCATCCCTGCCCGTCAGCTGCTGAGCCGGCTCCTGGACATCATGGAACTGGATCCGGAACGCAGCCGGCGCAATCAGGCAAGAAAAATTCTGACCGCTGAAGATTACCGGCTGGTCCGGTCTGCCCTGACCGAAATGGGGGAAGAGGATGCCCGGCGCCTGCGCGACCGGATTAAAGCCAGCCGGACCCTTGAACCCTTCCAGCAGGATGAACTCCTGACCCTGATTGCGGAGCAGTTTCCCGCCCTGACCCGGAAGCCCGCTGCCGATGCGGTCTGGACAACCGCTGCCGGGCTCGAGCGGGCGAAAAGACAGCTTCAGGAGCTGACGCAGGTGGAGCTGCCGAAATCGGCTGAGGAGATCGCCCGGGCGCGGGCGTTCGGCGACCTCTCGGAAAACTACGAATACAAGGCGGCAAAGGAGAAGCAGGCGCGGCTGATGCAGAAGATCAGCCAGCTCCAGCAGGAGCTGAGCCGTGCCCGGGTGATTGAGCCGGACCGGATTGACACCGGCACCGTTTCGGTCGGCTGCCGGGTGGAGCTGACCGGTGATGACGGCACGGTCCATCACTATTCCATCCTCGGACCCTGGGATGCGGACCACGAACAGGGAATAATCTCATTTCAGTCACCGCTTGCCCGCAAACTTCTGGGCCGAAAGCCGGGTGAACTGATTCAGCTCGACAACCGGACGCTCAAAATCACCGCAATCACCCGGGCGATCTGA
- a CDS encoding L-threonylcarbamoyladenylate synthase: MALILKPDAAAILRAVEVLKDGGVIIFPTETVYGIGADIRQPRAIERIFRIKQRPPDLRLLVHCADRFQAALVVREIPAPAARLIDTFLPGPLALILYRSGAVPDIVTAGGETVGIRIVNNPVFSTIARTLGAPLAGTSANRSGAQPTNDFRAIDPKIIDHCDLALDAGVAGSGRPSTIVDLTRNPPVIVRAGEIDPAKLQALLNLK; encoded by the coding sequence ATGGCGCTCATCCTCAAGCCGGATGCCGCGGCGATCCTCCGGGCGGTTGAGGTGCTGAAGGACGGCGGGGTGATCATCTTCCCCACCGAAACGGTCTACGGCATCGGCGCTGACATCCGTCAGCCAAGGGCGATTGAACGCATCTTCAGGATCAAACAGCGTCCGCCTGACCTGCGCCTGCTTGTCCACTGTGCGGACCGGTTTCAGGCAGCGCTGGTGGTGCGGGAAATCCCGGCACCGGCAGCGCGCCTGATTGACACCTTTCTGCCCGGACCGCTGGCACTGATTCTCTACCGCTCAGGTGCGGTGCCTGACATCGTCACTGCGGGCGGAGAAACGGTCGGCATCAGAATTGTCAACAACCCGGTATTCAGCACCATCGCCCGCACCCTCGGCGCACCGCTTGCCGGCACCAGCGCCAACCGCAGCGGTGCACAGCCCACAAATGACTTCCGTGCCATTGACCCAAAGATAATTGATCACTGCGACCTCGCACTTGACGCCGGTGTTGCCGGCAGCGGCAGGCCCTCAACCATTGTTGACCTGACCCGCAATCCGCCGGTAATTGTCCGTGCCGGTGAGATTGATCCGGCTAAGCTCCAGGCGCTGCTCAACCTGAAATAG
- a CDS encoding T9SS type A sorting domain-containing protein, with amino-acid sequence MKSHIAALTVLAVLGIICNFALGNWDRIAPISPYETYAGSALCAGIATEIDGRTRACVWFLENGSGDRFYRIDIVTGETAYTSNIPLLPITEDGAGSSLAYVPDRYAVPSNGWVFGFKGQDTREFWVFDPGLSSWFRAPDVPEPVTEGGGLCYGGVEEIDGVPHEVLYAFTGQYHQDQSGNYWGHFWRYAFDNMPTKGDFVPVNGTWKRLPDLPAGRMDRILPRLTWVPMSNQSPSYPRGMVVVMRNNLDRPPRGYFVRFLPDRNGWEDRGHNLPNEEDRLTPGASITAFGPDSVMFLLGDDYPTLYGFYNPVSGRVRYLYHTPEIVQAGAALTSMIGRLEAYGVFKEGGPGRWVWRYYLPAEQEGEQGKLGGLSAQLRAVSGFGGNGLKLSVSGVAGRVELVITDVAGRVIERFSQQSGGGTAEFVLPLTGLARGVYLWRIENGGYSVAGKFINHG; translated from the coding sequence ATGAAAAGTCATATTGCCGCATTAACAGTTCTGGCAGTTTTGGGGATAATTTGTAATTTTGCATTGGGAAATTGGGATAGGATCGCACCTATATCTCCATATGAGACCTATGCCGGCAGTGCGCTTTGTGCCGGAATAGCAACTGAGATTGATGGCAGAACCCGGGCTTGCGTATGGTTTCTGGAGAATGGTTCCGGTGATAGATTTTACCGGATTGATATCGTTACGGGAGAGACTGCATATACCAGTAACATACCTCTATTACCTATCACTGAGGATGGTGCCGGTAGCTCTCTTGCCTATGTGCCAGACCGGTATGCTGTGCCGTCCAACGGCTGGGTTTTCGGATTCAAGGGTCAGGACACAAGGGAGTTCTGGGTATTTGATCCGGGTCTAAGCAGCTGGTTCAGGGCGCCGGATGTTCCGGAGCCGGTGACTGAGGGCGGCGGTCTATGCTACGGTGGGGTGGAGGAGATTGATGGAGTTCCGCATGAGGTGCTTTATGCCTTCACCGGCCAGTATCATCAGGACCAGAGCGGAAACTACTGGGGACATTTCTGGCGTTATGCCTTTGACAATATGCCTACCAAGGGTGATTTTGTACCGGTGAATGGGACTTGGAAACGCCTGCCTGATCTTCCTGCGGGCAGAATGGACCGGATTCTGCCCCGGTTGACCTGGGTTCCGATGTCGAATCAGTCACCTTCCTATCCCCGTGGGATGGTAGTGGTGATGAGGAATAATCTTGACCGTCCTCCCAGAGGATATTTCGTGCGCTTTCTGCCGGATAGAAATGGCTGGGAGGATCGCGGGCACAATCTTCCCAATGAGGAAGACAGGCTGACCCCCGGTGCATCAATAACTGCCTTCGGTCCTGATTCGGTGATGTTTCTGCTGGGTGATGATTATCCCACGCTTTATGGTTTTTACAATCCGGTTTCTGGTCGTGTGCGGTATTTATACCACACGCCTGAAATAGTTCAAGCTGGAGCAGCGCTTACCTCCATGATCGGCAGGCTGGAGGCCTATGGGGTATTCAAGGAAGGAGGACCGGGACGGTGGGTGTGGAGATATTATCTTCCGGCTGAACAGGAGGGAGAACAGGGGAAGCTCGGCGGTCTGTCTGCGCAGTTGCGGGCTGTTTCCGGATTCGGTGGGAATGGGTTGAAGCTGTCCGTTTCCGGGGTTGCAGGAAGGGTTGAGCTGGTGATTACCGATGTTGCCGGCAGGGTTATTGAGCGGTTTTCTCAGCAGAGCGGGGGCGGGACTGCAGAGTTTGTGCTGCCCTTGACCGGGTTGGCGCGGGGAGTATATTTATGGAGGATTGAAAATGGAGGTTACAGTGTTGCCGGTAAATTTATCAACCACGGTTAG
- a CDS encoding capsule assembly Wzi family protein, translated as MCKSRRSLPVACGIIWLIPGVLTALTGALQYIPADSRLYEDVDLLKTAGLIQTLPSTSRPWTRAEFCQLLEEAESLASGRRLNPTQQTALKRLRSELTGRQPVLRLPLEPDTVGFDLFSRTAITPEHQQVSLGLRFFNQPADRFFFYQEMEPLVFNPEQGRVRDSSGWHNPGARAVSWRNRLLWQMERAYFGFNLPWLRLELGRDELVWGPGWHSSVMLSDQAPALDKIQLTLSRRQVKFTSFTALLSRWNDRHRFLSAQRLELTVGRRLVLGGAMFNVYNWENAWDFSGMLNPLLPIYFSVANSGHDDNLLVGGDAVLYLPQTRLYAQLLIDNFEFNTRRESPNCLGLQSGCFWAPPLPFDFRAEYALVTAFTYYHRLRDIMYENYSVPLGHELGPDADRLEAKLRFMPATWLNLSIWGDLTRRGYYNRGDYDRLAFDVADTTFLRRYYRFPALGYDYVTGELLEEVERSVRFGPELEFTPLPELYLQLRGGLKFCRNENGAIGVNRTTPELLVRIEYRY; from the coding sequence GTGTGCAAATCCCGAAGGTCATTACCGGTTGCCTGCGGGATAATCTGGCTGATTCCCGGAGTATTAACCGCTCTGACCGGTGCACTTCAGTATATTCCGGCCGATTCCCGGCTTTATGAGGATGTTGACCTGCTGAAAACCGCGGGTCTGATTCAGACTCTGCCTTCAACCAGCCGTCCCTGGACCAGGGCGGAGTTCTGCCAGCTGTTGGAGGAGGCGGAATCGCTGGCTTCAGGCAGACGGCTCAATCCCACACAGCAGACTGCACTCAAACGGCTGCGCTCGGAGCTGACCGGCAGACAGCCGGTGCTCCGACTGCCGCTGGAACCGGACACAGTTGGCTTTGACCTCTTCTCCCGGACCGCGATTACTCCTGAACACCAGCAGGTATCGCTGGGCTTGCGGTTTTTCAATCAGCCTGCAGACCGGTTTTTCTTCTATCAGGAGATGGAGCCGCTGGTTTTCAATCCGGAACAGGGGCGTGTCCGTGACTCCTCGGGCTGGCACAACCCGGGTGCGCGGGCAGTATCCTGGCGGAACCGGCTGCTCTGGCAGATGGAGCGGGCATACTTCGGGTTCAATCTGCCGTGGTTGCGGCTGGAGCTGGGCAGAGATGAGTTGGTCTGGGGTCCGGGCTGGCACTCTTCGGTAATGCTTTCTGACCAGGCACCGGCGCTGGACAAAATTCAGCTGACCCTGAGCCGCCGGCAGGTGAAGTTCACCAGCTTCACCGCACTCCTCTCCCGCTGGAACGACCGGCACCGGTTTTTATCTGCGCAGCGGCTCGAACTGACAGTCGGGAGACGGCTGGTGCTGGGCGGTGCGATGTTCAATGTCTACAACTGGGAAAACGCCTGGGACTTCTCCGGCATGCTCAATCCGCTTCTGCCCATTTATTTCTCAGTTGCCAACTCGGGCCATGATGACAACCTGCTGGTGGGCGGTGATGCGGTCCTTTACCTGCCCCAGACCAGGCTGTATGCCCAGCTGCTCATTGACAATTTTGAGTTCAACACCCGCCGGGAATCACCCAACTGTCTTGGACTCCAGTCCGGCTGCTTCTGGGCGCCACCACTGCCCTTTGACTTCCGGGCGGAATATGCGCTCGTAACCGCCTTCACCTATTATCACCGGCTCCGCGACATCATGTATGAAAACTATTCGGTGCCGCTGGGCCATGAGCTCGGACCGGATGCGGACCGGCTTGAGGCAAAGCTGCGGTTCATGCCGGCAACCTGGCTCAATTTATCAATCTGGGGGGATCTCACCCGGCGCGGCTATTATAACCGGGGCGATTATGACCGGCTGGCATTTGATGTTGCGGATACCACATTCCTGCGGCGCTATTACCGGTTTCCGGCGTTGGGCTATGACTATGTCACCGGTGAACTGCTGGAGGAGGTGGAGCGGTCGGTCCGGTTCGGACCGGAGCTGGAGTTCACCCCGCTGCCGGAGCTTTATCTTCAGCTGCGTGGCGGGCTGAAGTTCTGCCGGAATGAAAACGGCGCCATCGGTGTCAACCGCACCACCCCTGAACTGCTGGTCAGGATTGAATACCGGTATTAA
- a CDS encoding fibronectin type III domain-containing protein: MNLILFLLISTFIPPFISVRDTPNDAGKSITVSWELPEAVTVEALVLERMGADEQTVTVATLPGTEQGYVDEDVTDRQPYRYRVAAVAGADTVWSAWSAVVSSSPQFFNWARVNILVAMLIFFALVIYFIEHAKAGRYLFVRRIAGLDAVEEAVGRATEMGKPIVYVPGLGSVADIATIASLNILGEVAKKTAQYDSALLVPNRDPIVYTVAREVVKEAYTKAGRPDAFKPDNIFFVTSEQFAYAAAVDGLMVREKPATNFFLGTFWAESLILAETGATTGAIQIAGTDSVFQLPFFITACDYTLIGEELYAASAYLSREPLLLGSLKGQDYGKLLIIVIVFLGSVLLLLSKIPALGFFSNILNFFNVS; encoded by the coding sequence ATGAACCTGATTCTGTTTCTTCTCATCAGTACTTTTATCCCGCCGTTCATTTCGGTCCGGGATACGCCGAATGATGCGGGCAAAAGTATTACCGTCAGCTGGGAGCTGCCGGAGGCGGTGACGGTGGAGGCGCTGGTGCTCGAGCGGATGGGAGCGGACGAGCAGACGGTCACGGTTGCCACCCTGCCCGGGACAGAGCAGGGCTATGTTGATGAGGATGTCACTGACCGTCAACCCTACCGTTACCGGGTGGCGGCGGTTGCCGGTGCCGATACGGTCTGGAGTGCATGGTCGGCGGTGGTCAGCAGTTCACCCCAGTTTTTCAACTGGGCGCGGGTGAATATCCTCGTGGCGATGCTCATATTTTTTGCGCTGGTGATCTACTTCATTGAGCATGCGAAGGCGGGGAGGTACCTTTTTGTCCGCCGGATCGCCGGACTGGATGCGGTGGAGGAGGCGGTCGGCCGGGCGACCGAGATGGGCAAGCCGATCGTGTATGTGCCCGGACTGGGTTCGGTTGCCGACATCGCCACAATCGCCTCGCTCAACATCCTCGGCGAGGTGGCAAAGAAGACCGCCCAGTATGACTCGGCACTGCTGGTGCCGAACCGGGATCCGATCGTCTACACGGTGGCACGGGAGGTGGTCAAGGAGGCGTACACCAAGGCAGGCCGGCCTGATGCCTTCAAGCCGGACAACATCTTCTTTGTGACATCGGAGCAGTTTGCCTATGCGGCAGCGGTTGACGGCCTGATGGTCCGGGAAAAGCCGGCAACCAACTTCTTCCTCGGCACCTTCTGGGCGGAGTCGCTCATCCTCGCCGAGACCGGTGCGACCACCGGTGCGATCCAGATTGCGGGTACCGACTCGGTGTTCCAGCTGCCGTTCTTCATTACCGCCTGCGACTACACCCTGATCGGTGAGGAGCTGTACGCCGCATCCGCCTACCTTTCCCGGGAGCCGCTTTTGCTCGGTTCGCTCAAGGGGCAGGACTATGGCAAGCTGCTGATCATCGTTATCGTCTTTCTCGGTTCGGTGCTCCTTTTGCTCTCGAAAATCCCGGCGCTCGGGTTCTTCAGTAATATCCTCAATTTCTTTAATGTCAGCTGA
- a CDS encoding MazG nucleotide pyrophosphohydrolase domain-containing protein translates to MTVQEFQQRIREIYFEKDRQRGVDGTFRWFTEEVGELARALRQNRQSAREEEFADVFAWLVSLANLTGVNLEQACAKYAAGCPKCHSVPCRCQEQQLTIAGNKE, encoded by the coding sequence GTGACAGTTCAGGAGTTTCAGCAGCGAATAAGAGAAATTTATTTTGAAAAGGACCGGCAGCGGGGCGTGGATGGTACATTCCGCTGGTTCACCGAAGAGGTGGGGGAACTCGCCCGGGCGCTGCGCCAGAACCGGCAGTCTGCGCGGGAGGAGGAGTTTGCCGATGTGTTCGCCTGGCTGGTGAGTCTGGCAAACCTCACCGGTGTGAATCTGGAACAGGCATGCGCCAAGTATGCCGCCGGCTGTCCGAAGTGCCACTCGGTTCCCTGCCGGTGTCAGGAACAGCAATTGACAATAGCGGGAAATAAGGAGTGA
- a CDS encoding T9SS type A sorting domain-containing protein → MAEVSADDISLINNNSGPFILLGTKTVLDSPPGGNNNGRFDPGESGGLILALRNIGNQGVDNVNALLRSTDSRFIITDSTTSYGSIPACSTRTNTGDPFRIQVDPAIPKETPVQLLLLINGNGYCDTIRFRLIVGEIVQTDPIPDGPRQPPLYWAYDDVDTSYTQHPDFSWIEINNLGTQLTLSDDQTVVLDLPFNWQFYGEPYSQISICSNGWVAPGYTTNTVYYNTSLPATTLPGAVCANWDDLYPPIGNGVWYYHDAPNHRFIIEWDSVHYIGSNLWERFEIIIYDQTFPTPTGDNQIVVQYLTANSYTSSTVGIQDPSQSIAIQCLYDGTYNNGSAPIIPGRAIKYVTGTPTAIRESNEPVKLSARFYAFPNPGRGLIQFINETGATGSISIYDRTGRLVTTLQQTSRTWDGRDATGKPVSPGVYFCRLKTVSGPELEAKLIITR, encoded by the coding sequence GTGGCGGAGGTCTCCGCCGATGACATCTCATTAATCAATAACAACTCCGGACCGTTCATTCTGCTCGGCACCAAAACCGTGCTCGACTCACCGCCGGGCGGTAACAATAACGGCAGGTTTGACCCGGGTGAATCCGGCGGTCTGATCCTTGCTTTGCGCAATATTGGCAATCAGGGTGTAGATAATGTAAATGCTCTGCTCCGCTCCACCGATTCCCGCTTCATCATCACCGACTCCACCACCAGTTACGGCTCAATCCCTGCCTGCTCCACCCGCACCAATACGGGCGACCCGTTCCGGATTCAGGTTGACCCGGCAATTCCCAAGGAAACTCCGGTTCAACTACTGCTCCTGATCAACGGTAATGGCTATTGCGACACGATCCGGTTCCGGCTGATTGTCGGTGAGATTGTCCAGACCGATCCGATTCCGGATGGACCGCGTCAACCGCCACTGTACTGGGCTTACGACGATGTTGACACCAGCTATACCCAGCATCCGGATTTCTCCTGGATTGAAATCAACAACCTCGGCACCCAGCTCACGCTGAGTGATGACCAGACGGTTGTGCTCGACCTGCCGTTCAACTGGCAGTTCTACGGTGAACCCTACAGTCAGATCTCCATCTGCTCCAACGGCTGGGTTGCGCCCGGCTATACGACCAACACCGTCTATTACAACACATCTCTACCCGCTACCACCCTGCCTGGCGCGGTCTGTGCCAACTGGGATGATCTCTATCCGCCGATCGGCAATGGTGTCTGGTATTATCACGACGCACCAAACCACCGGTTCATCATTGAATGGGATTCGGTCCATTATATCGGCAGCAATCTCTGGGAGCGGTTTGAGATCATTATCTACGACCAGACATTCCCGACCCCGACCGGGGACAACCAGATTGTGGTCCAGTATCTGACCGCCAACAGCTATACTTCAAGCACCGTCGGCATTCAGGACCCGAGTCAGTCCATTGCAATCCAGTGTCTTTATGACGGCACCTATAACAACGGCAGTGCCCCGATTATTCCGGGCCGGGCGATAAAATATGTCACCGGCACCCCGACCGCAATCCGGGAAAGCAATGAACCGGTCAAACTGTCCGCCCGGTTTTATGCCTTCCCGAATCCGGGCCGGGGCTTAATCCAGTTTATTAACGAAACCGGCGCTACCGGCTCGATCTCCATCTACGACCGGACCGGCAGACTGGTCACCACCCTCCAGCAGACAAGCCGGACCTGGGATGGAAGAGATGCAACCGGCAAACCCGTATCTCCGGGTGTTTACTTCTGCCGGCTGAAAACTGTCTCCGGACCGGAACTGGAGGCAAAACTGATAATCACCCGCTGA
- a CDS encoding epoxyqueuosine reductase QueH has product MKPRLLLHICCGPCATVVIERLAEQYQITGFFYNPNIYPREEYERRCAAVARVAAFFNVPLLRGEYDYRVFLSAVSGLEGEPEGGRRCQVCFQLRLLATARQANERGFTLFASTLTVGPNKQAELINRLGSEAAEQSGINFLQGDWKKQDGFRRSVELSRQLDLYRQHYCGCEFSLKKNSGRVQSQNPPR; this is encoded by the coding sequence GTGAAGCCCCGACTGCTGCTCCATATCTGCTGTGGTCCCTGTGCCACGGTGGTGATTGAACGGCTGGCTGAGCAATATCAGATTACCGGTTTCTTTTACAATCCCAATATTTATCCCCGAGAGGAGTATGAGCGCCGGTGTGCGGCGGTGGCGCGGGTTGCCGCATTTTTTAATGTCCCGCTGCTCCGGGGCGAGTATGACTACAGAGTTTTTCTGAGCGCGGTGTCCGGTCTGGAGGGAGAACCGGAAGGAGGGAGAAGGTGCCAGGTCTGTTTTCAGTTACGACTGCTGGCAACCGCCCGGCAGGCAAATGAGCGCGGGTTTACACTGTTTGCCTCTACCCTGACCGTTGGTCCGAATAAGCAGGCGGAGCTGATCAACCGGCTGGGCAGTGAGGCGGCAGAGCAATCCGGAATCAATTTTCTGCAGGGTGACTGGAAAAAACAGGACGGGTTCCGCCGGAGTGTAGAGCTTTCCCGGCAGCTGGACCTTTACCGGCAGCACTACTGCGGGTGCGAATTTTCGCTCAAAAAGAATTCGGGGCGGGTTCAATCGCAAAACCCGCCCCGTTAA